A single genomic interval of Spinacia oleracea cultivar Varoflay chromosome 6, BTI_SOV_V1, whole genome shotgun sequence harbors:
- the LOC110784345 gene encoding bifunctional dTDP-4-dehydrorhamnose 3,5-epimerase/dTDP-4-dehydrorhamnose reductase: MGFQGNDSSDNKPFKFLIYGRTGWIGGLLGKLCDSQGITYTYGSGRLENRSSLEADIAAVKPTHVFNAAGVTGRPNVDWCESHKVETIRANVVGTLTLADVCRQNGLVLINYATGCIFEYDDKHPIDSGVGFKEEDTPNFIGSYYSKTKAMVEDLLSNYENVCTLRVRMPISSDLSNPRNFITKIARYEKVVNIPNSMTVLDELLPISIEMAKRNLTGIYNFTNPGVVSHNEILEMYRDYIDPKFTWKNFTLEEQAKVIIAPRSNNELETTKMKQEFPELLSIKESLIKYVFEPNKKTSETTA; the protein is encoded by the exons atggGTTTCCAGGGAAACGATTCATCAGACAACAAACCTTTCAAGTTCTTAATCTATGGCCGAACCGGCTGGATCGGTGGTCTACTTGGCAAGCTTTGCGATTCCCAAGGCATCACCTACACCTACGGTTCAGGCCGCTTGGAAAACCGCAGTTCCTTGGAGGCGGATATCGCGGCGGTGAAACCCACCCATGTTTTTAACGCCGCCGGAGTCACCGGCCGTCCTAACGTTGATTGGTGCGAGTCCCACAAAGTTGAGACAATTCGTGCCAACGTTGTTGGGACTTTGACTTTGGCTGATGTTTGTCGTCAAAACGGCCTCGTCTTGATCAATTATGCAACTGGTTGTATTTTTGAGTATGATGATAAGCATCCCATTGATTCTGGGGTTGGATTCAAGGAAGAGGATACTCCTAATTTTATCGGGTCTTATTACTCCAAGACCAAAGCTATG GTTGAGGATTTACTTAGCAACTATGAGAACGTTTGCACATTGAGGGTGCGTATGCCAATCTCCTCTGATTTATCCAATCCTCGCAACTTCATCACCAAGATCGCTCGTTATGAGAAGGTGGTCAACATACCAAACTCAATGACAGTCTTGGATGAACTTCTTCCCATTTCCATCGAGATGGCGAAGAGGAACCTTACAGGAATCTACAACTTCACAAACCCTGGTGTGGTTAGCCACAACGAGATCTTAGAGATGTACAGGGATTACATTGACCCTAAATTTACATGGAAAAATTTCACCCTTGAGGAACAGGCTAAGGTGATCATTGCTCCAAGAAGCAACAACGAGCTTGAGACTACCAAGATGAAGCAAGAATTTCCGGAACTTCTATCCATCAAGGAGTCTCTTATAAAGTACGTGTTTGAGCCCAACAAGAAGACTTCTGAAACTACAGCTTGA
- the LOC110784344 gene encoding hydroxymethylglutaryl-CoA synthase, with protein MSSTVNNVGILAMEIYFPPTCVQQEALEVHDGASQGKYTIGLGQDCMAFCTDVEDIISMSLTAVNSLLEKYHVDPKQIGRLEVGSETVLDKSKSIKTFLMQIFEEHGNTDIEGVDSTNACYGGTAALFNCVNWVESKSWDGRYGLVVCTDSAVYAEGPARPTGGAATVAMLVGPDAPISFESKLRGSHMAHAYDFYKPNLASEYPVVDGKLSQTCYLMAVDSCYKHFCSKYEKFEGKPFSINDAEYVVFHSPYNKLVQKSFARLVYNDFLRNASSINEDAMEKLSPFSNLSLDESYQSRDLEKVAQQVAKPLYAKKVEPTTLVPKQIGNTYTASLYSAFASLIHNKHSELAGKRIIMFSYGSGLTATMFSLRLNEGQKPFSLSNIAAVMDVADKLKSRHEFPPEKFVETLKLMEHRYGAKEFVTSKDTTLLTPGTYYLTEVDSMYRRFYAKKPATDSNNIAHENGSLTNGH; from the exons ATGTCTTCCACAGTCAATAATGTGGGAATCCTTGCCATGGAAATCTACTTCCCTCCTACCTGTGTtcaacag GAAGCATTGGAGGTTCATGATGGGGCTAGCCAAGGGAAGTACACGATCGGACTCGGACAAGATTGTATGGCGTTCTGTACCGATGTTGAAGACATTATATCAATGAG TTTGACAGCTGTGAACTCCCTCCTTGAGAAATACCATGTTGATCCAAAACAAATTGGTCGGCTGGAAGTAGGCAGTGAGACTGTCTTGGACAAGAGCAAGTCTATCAAGACATTCTTGATGCAAATATTCGAG GAACACGGAAACACAGACATTGAAGGTGTTGACTCAACCAATGCATGCTATGGTGGAACTGCCGCTTTATTTAATTGTGTAAATTGGGTGGAGAGTAAGTCATGGGATGGGCGTTATGGCCTCGTTGTTTGCACTGATAGCGCG GTATATGCCGAGGGACCAGCTAGACCCACTGGAGGGGCAGCTACCGTTGCAATGCTTGTAGGCCCGGATGCTCCCATCTCTTTCGAAAGCAAGTTGAGGGGCAGCCATATGGCTCATGCCTATGATTTTTACAAGCCCAACCTAGCTAGTGAATATCCA GTTGTTGATGGGAAATTGTCACAGACCTGTTATCTCATGGCGGTTGATTCTTGCTACAAACATTTTTGCAGCAA GTACGAAAAGTTCGAAGGCAAGCCGTTCTCAATCAATGACGCAGAATATGTTGTATTCCATTCTCCATACAACAAG CTTGTACAAAAGAGCTTTGCCCGATTGGTGTACAACGATTTCTTGAGAAATGCTAG CTCCATCAATGAAGACGCTATGGAGAAGTTGTCCCCATTTTCCAATCTATCTCTTGATGAAAGCTATCAAAGCAGGGATCTTGAAAAG GTAGCTCAGCAAGTTGCGAAGCCCTTATATGCCAAGAAGGTGGAACCGACCACTTTGGTACCAAAACAAATTGGAAATACATACACAGCATCTTTATATTCAGCATTTGCTTCCCTTATTCACAACAAACACAGTGAGTTG GCTGGGAAGAGAATCATAATGTTCTCTTATGGAAGTGGTTTGACAGCTACAATGTTCTCACTCCGGCTAAACGAAGGGCAGAAGCCTTTTAGCTTGTCTAACATTGCAGCAGTTATGGATGTTGCCGACAAGTTGAAGTCAAGGCATGAG TTCCCACCGGAGAAATTTGTGGAAACCTTGAAGCTGATGGAGCACAGGTATGGAGCAAAGGAGTTTGTGACGAGTAAGGATACCACCCTTTTGACACCGGGTACTTACTACCTAACCGAGGTAGACTCCATGTACCGAAGATTCTACGCCAAGAAACCTGCGACTGATTCTAACAACATTGCCCACGAAAATGGCTCACTTACCAATGGTCACTGA